In one Umezawaea sp. Da 62-37 genomic region, the following are encoded:
- a CDS encoding NmrA family NAD(P)-binding protein — translation MPTDSAPVLVTGATGRQGGATARALLAAGIPVRALVRDPSTERAAAVAALGVELVTGDLHDLDSVTRAAEGARAVFSVQMPAFTGEGFDFDGEVTQGANLVAGAKAAGVRQFVHTSVTGAGQHGDGPEWTESRWSSMTRSLNAKAAVQDRVREAGFDRWTILKPGFFMENFFPSMGFLFPRGVEGGLVSVLNPDTRLSLVAVEDIGGAAAAAIADPDGFDGVELEFAGDHLSMTEIAEVLSHVLGTPLSAPDMTEEQALAAGMPAMGASHERLNQVGQPARPEFARALGIPLTSFETWAKEHMRADA, via the coding sequence ATGCCCACCGATTCAGCCCCCGTACTGGTGACCGGCGCCACCGGCAGGCAGGGCGGCGCCACCGCCCGCGCCCTGCTGGCCGCGGGCATCCCCGTCCGCGCCCTGGTCCGCGACCCCTCCACCGAGCGGGCCGCGGCCGTGGCGGCCCTGGGCGTCGAACTGGTCACCGGCGACCTTCACGACCTCGACTCCGTGACCAGGGCGGCCGAAGGCGCCCGCGCGGTCTTCTCCGTGCAGATGCCCGCGTTCACCGGCGAGGGCTTCGACTTCGACGGCGAGGTGACCCAGGGCGCCAACCTCGTCGCAGGGGCGAAAGCCGCCGGAGTGCGGCAGTTCGTCCACACCTCCGTCACCGGCGCAGGTCAGCACGGCGACGGTCCTGAGTGGACGGAGAGCCGCTGGTCCTCGATGACCCGCTCCCTGAACGCCAAGGCCGCCGTCCAGGACCGGGTCCGCGAAGCGGGCTTCGACCGCTGGACCATCCTGAAGCCCGGTTTCTTCATGGAGAACTTCTTCCCCTCCATGGGTTTCCTGTTCCCCCGCGGCGTCGAGGGCGGATTGGTCAGCGTGCTGAACCCCGACACCCGGTTGTCCCTGGTCGCGGTCGAGGACATCGGCGGGGCCGCGGCCGCGGCGATCGCGGACCCGGACGGGTTCGACGGCGTCGAACTGGAGTTCGCGGGCGATCACCTGTCCATGACGGAGATCGCCGAGGTCCTGTCCCACGTCCTGGGCACACCGCTGTCCGCCCCCGACATGACCGAGGAGCAGGCGCTCGCCGCCGGGATGCCCGCGATGGGAGCGTCGCACGAACGCCTGAACCAGGTCGGCCAGCCTGCCCGCCCGGAGTTCGCGAGGGCACTCGGCATCCCGCTCACCAGCTTCGAGACCTGGGCGAAGGAGCACATGCGCGCCGACGCCTGA
- a CDS encoding glycoside hydrolase family 6 protein, translating to MSWKTRLAAALVTLPLLTVVQPAHAASPIDMTSGFYVNPNSSPAVWARGNPGDARAARIQSSIGSKPIARWFGNEGGVGGLVASYVGAADANDKLPVLVAYNIPGRDACGGHSGGGAGSVSAYRTWISSFAAGVGTKPAVVVIEPDSLGDFSCMSAAAVQDRLGMLTYATQMFQQKAPNAYVYLDGGNAGWVAPATMASRLLSAGVRNVRGFSVNVSNYYTTGASTGYGNSVVSSLGYAAKFVVDTSRNANGDNGEWCNPAGRKLGATAQVGGGAEMLLWIKTPGNSDGLCGIAPTTPAGQFNPAIAIRLIDGT from the coding sequence ATGTCGTGGAAGACCCGCCTCGCGGCGGCCCTCGTGACCCTGCCCCTGCTGACGGTCGTGCAGCCCGCGCACGCCGCCAGTCCCATCGACATGACCAGCGGTTTCTACGTCAACCCCAACTCCTCGCCCGCGGTCTGGGCGCGGGGCAACCCCGGTGACGCGCGGGCCGCGCGCATCCAGTCGTCGATCGGCTCCAAGCCGATCGCCCGCTGGTTCGGCAACGAGGGCGGGGTCGGAGGCCTGGTCGCGAGCTACGTGGGCGCGGCCGACGCCAACGACAAGCTCCCGGTGCTGGTCGCCTACAACATCCCCGGCCGCGACGCCTGCGGCGGTCACTCGGGCGGGGGCGCGGGCAGCGTGTCCGCGTACCGGACCTGGATCTCGAGCTTCGCGGCGGGCGTCGGGACCAAACCCGCCGTCGTCGTCATCGAGCCGGACTCGCTGGGGGACTTCTCCTGCATGAGCGCGGCGGCGGTCCAGGACCGGCTCGGCATGCTCACGTACGCGACGCAGATGTTCCAGCAGAAGGCCCCCAACGCCTACGTCTACCTCGACGGCGGCAACGCGGGCTGGGTCGCCCCGGCGACCATGGCGAGCAGGCTGCTCTCCGCGGGGGTGCGCAACGTCCGCGGGTTCTCGGTCAACGTGTCGAACTACTACACGACCGGCGCGTCGACGGGTTACGGCAACTCCGTGGTCTCGTCGTTGGGCTACGCGGCCAAGTTCGTCGTGGACACCAGCCGCAACGCCAACGGCGACAACGGCGAGTGGTGCAACCCGGCGGGCCGCAAGCTGGGCGCCACCGCGCAGGTCGGCGGCGGCGCCGAGATGCTGCTGTGGATCAAGACGCCCGGCAACTCCGACGGGTTGTGCGGCATCGCGCCGACCACCCCGGCGGGGCAGTTCAACCCCGCGATCGCCATCCGGCTGATCGACGGCACGTGA
- a CDS encoding DUF2188 domain-containing protein: MKGDVETYSENGQWKNKVEGNQQASSTHATKEEATAKGREMAKDAGVEHIIRNLDGKIGERQTYPRSRDPRSTPG, from the coding sequence GTGAAAGGTGACGTGGAGACGTACAGCGAGAACGGTCAGTGGAAGAACAAGGTGGAGGGCAACCAGCAGGCGTCCAGCACGCACGCCACCAAGGAAGAGGCCACGGCCAAGGGTCGTGAGATGGCGAAGGACGCCGGTGTGGAGCACATCATCCGCAACCTCGACGGCAAGATCGGCGAGCGGCAGACCTACCCCCGCAGCAGGGACCCGCGCAGCACCCCCGGCTGA
- a CDS encoding helix-turn-helix domain-containing protein has protein sequence MRDKRTTTIALRVMAAMAADDGVVTRVVGAARGNSPEVARLPEAENRRHIATLLTAGAAHLRGGDGDFSAARALGADRAAQGVSIAGLLRGVHAGRAEVIRAGVEFARATGVDDSTILDFIVDVDSYVATVERHIISSYHTAELRLSRTARDLNTQVLRGLLVPDGAFPDSAQLSRVGLRTGSRYHCVVSDVTDPSRARSLEQRLQALDGVFGLVEGRLAGVSLRPPCPPEDDPPLLVISPATPLTSLRRRYPLCAKALAVASSRGARGVHPLTDLAAETALAAHPELADTLADEFLGTLDPKSAFHHELVVTALCYLDHGRRIGIAAAVLHVHPNTVRYRLDRLAELADVDLHEVPDDRHSHVLSTVRTWWALRTWIDRARGT, from the coding sequence GTGCGGGACAAGCGGACGACCACGATCGCCTTGCGGGTGATGGCGGCCATGGCCGCCGACGACGGAGTCGTGACCAGGGTGGTCGGGGCCGCCCGCGGGAACTCCCCCGAGGTCGCGCGGCTGCCGGAGGCGGAGAACCGCAGGCACATCGCCACGCTGCTCACCGCGGGGGCCGCGCACCTGCGGGGCGGCGACGGGGACTTCTCCGCCGCGCGGGCGCTGGGGGCCGATCGGGCGGCGCAGGGGGTGTCGATCGCGGGCCTGCTGCGCGGGGTGCACGCGGGGCGGGCCGAGGTGATCAGGGCGGGGGTGGAGTTCGCCCGCGCGACGGGGGTCGACGACTCCACGATCCTGGACTTCATCGTGGACGTGGACTCCTACGTCGCGACGGTCGAGCGGCACATCATCAGCAGCTACCACACCGCCGAGTTGCGGCTGTCCCGGACGGCCCGCGACCTGAACACCCAGGTGCTGCGCGGGCTCCTGGTGCCGGACGGCGCCTTCCCCGACTCGGCGCAGCTGAGCCGGGTGGGGCTGCGAACGGGCAGCCGCTACCACTGCGTGGTCTCCGACGTGACCGACCCGAGCCGCGCCAGGTCCCTCGAACAGCGCTTGCAGGCGCTCGACGGGGTGTTCGGACTGGTCGAGGGGCGGCTGGCGGGCGTGAGCCTCCGGCCGCCGTGCCCGCCGGAGGACGACCCGCCGCTGCTGGTGATCTCCCCCGCCACCCCGTTGACCTCGCTGCGCCGGAGGTACCCGCTGTGCGCGAAGGCCCTCGCCGTCGCGTCGTCACGGGGAGCCCGCGGCGTCCACCCGCTCACCGACCTCGCGGCGGAGACCGCGTTGGCCGCCCACCCGGAGCTGGCGGACACCCTGGCGGACGAGTTCCTGGGCACGCTCGACCCGAAGAGCGCCTTCCACCACGAGCTGGTCGTCACCGCGTTGTGCTACCTCGACCACGGCCGCCGGATCGGCATCGCGGCCGCGGTCCTGCACGTCCACCCCAACACCGTCCGGTACCGCCTGGACCGGTTGGCCGAACTGGCGGACGTCGATCTCCACGAGGTCCCGGACGACCGGCACTCCCACGTCCTGAGCACGGTCCGGACGTGGTGGGCGCTGCGCACGTGGATCGACCGCGCTCGGGGGACGTGA
- a CDS encoding dihydrodipicolinate synthase family protein — translation MITLPAADGTLYDHVPSDPVAWVKPDGPPTSRVAFAAAHVVADPLGDNSPGAPAVVDWDSTLAFRRHLWSYGLGVAEAMDTAQRGMGLDWATTRELIRRSAAEAGHLGTRIAAGAGTDHADPATLDDVVRAYTEQLDVVQDAGAQVIVMASRHLARLATGPADYRHVYDRILPHAGAPVVLHWLGPMFDPALEGYWGSSDVDEATSAFLDLVHHHADRIDGVKVSLLNADHEKALRANLPAGVRLYTGDDFNYPDLVKGDGAHHSDALLGIFAAIAPAASRALQALDAGDEAGYDAAFAPTLPLARHVFGPPTYYYKTGIAFLAWLSGLQPGFSMVAGLHSARGLPHLVETYVLADRAGLFPDPELAAYRLSSLLDVHGVVR, via the coding sequence GTGATCACCCTGCCCGCCGCCGACGGCACCCTCTACGACCACGTGCCGAGCGACCCCGTGGCGTGGGTGAAGCCGGACGGGCCGCCGACGTCGCGGGTCGCGTTCGCCGCCGCCCACGTCGTCGCGGACCCGTTGGGCGACAACAGCCCCGGCGCGCCCGCCGTCGTCGACTGGGACAGCACGCTGGCGTTCCGCAGGCACCTCTGGTCCTACGGCCTCGGGGTGGCGGAGGCGATGGACACCGCGCAGCGCGGCATGGGCCTGGACTGGGCCACCACGCGGGAGCTGATCCGCCGCAGCGCCGCCGAGGCCGGGCACCTCGGCACCCGGATCGCCGCGGGCGCGGGCACCGACCACGCCGACCCGGCGACCCTCGACGACGTGGTCCGCGCCTACACCGAGCAGTTGGACGTGGTTCAGGACGCGGGCGCCCAGGTGATCGTCATGGCCAGCAGGCACCTCGCCCGCCTGGCCACCGGCCCCGCCGACTACCGGCACGTCTACGACCGGATCCTGCCCCACGCGGGCGCCCCGGTCGTCCTGCACTGGCTGGGCCCCATGTTCGACCCCGCCCTGGAGGGCTACTGGGGCTCGTCCGACGTCGACGAGGCCACGAGCGCGTTCCTGGACCTGGTGCACCACCACGCCGACCGGATCGACGGCGTGAAGGTCTCCCTGCTCAACGCCGACCACGAGAAGGCATTGCGCGCCAACCTCCCCGCGGGCGTGCGCCTCTACACCGGCGACGACTTCAACTACCCCGACCTCGTCAAGGGCGACGGCGCCCACCACAGCGACGCCCTGCTCGGCATCTTCGCGGCCATCGCCCCCGCCGCCTCGCGCGCGTTGCAGGCGCTGGACGCGGGTGACGAGGCGGGCTACGACGCCGCCTTCGCCCCCACGCTCCCGTTGGCCCGCCACGTCTTCGGCCCGCCGACCTACTACTACAAGACGGGCATCGCCTTCCTGGCCTGGCTCTCCGGCCTCCAGCCCGGCTTCTCCATGGTCGCGGGCCTGCACAGCGCCCGCGGCCTGCCCCACCTCGTCGAGACCTACGTCCTCGCCGACCGGGCGGGCCTGTTCCCCGACCCGGAACTCGCCGCGTACCGCCTGTCCTCCCTGCTCGACGTCCACGGAGTCGTCCGGTGA
- a CDS encoding sugar phosphate isomerase/epimerase family protein — translation MVWRFAVSTLGMPGAPIRQAARLAADHGCAGLEIRTHPDEQVHIGLSRREVERVRAAVADSGLEIACLAGYAKVCAPGPDAPVIAELRALIDLAHRLGAPSVRVFPGGDEESRDRIGAVLDDLRSSGVRLLVETHDHHPTGEAAVRLVEPFGAPGLVAVLWDALHPWRHGEAPARTREVLGEYLGYFQVKDAVGVTPVVPGLGAVPLAECGELLRGWSGWVSLEWEKAWYPEIAPVDEPLRAAARWFAEYGSH, via the coding sequence ATGGTGTGGCGGTTCGCGGTGAGCACGCTCGGAATGCCGGGAGCGCCGATCAGGCAGGCCGCCCGGCTCGCCGCCGACCACGGCTGCGCGGGCCTGGAGATCCGGACGCACCCGGACGAGCAGGTCCACATCGGACTCTCCCGCCGCGAGGTGGAGCGGGTGCGGGCGGCGGTCGCCGACAGCGGTCTGGAGATCGCCTGCCTCGCGGGCTACGCGAAGGTGTGCGCGCCGGGCCCGGACGCGCCCGTGATCGCCGAGCTGAGGGCGCTGATCGACCTGGCCCACCGGCTCGGCGCGCCGTCGGTGCGGGTGTTCCCCGGCGGGGACGAGGAGTCGCGCGACCGGATCGGCGCGGTGCTGGACGACCTCCGGTCGTCGGGCGTGCGACTGCTGGTGGAGACGCACGACCACCACCCGACGGGCGAGGCGGCGGTGCGGCTCGTGGAGCCGTTCGGCGCACCGGGCCTGGTCGCCGTGCTGTGGGACGCGCTGCACCCGTGGCGGCACGGCGAGGCGCCCGCGCGGACGCGGGAGGTGCTGGGGGAGTACCTCGGCTACTTCCAGGTGAAGGACGCCGTCGGCGTCACGCCGGTCGTGCCCGGTCTGGGCGCGGTGCCGCTGGCCGAGTGCGGTGAGCTGCTGCGCGGCTGGTCGGGCTGGGTGTCGCTGGAGTGGGAGAAGGCCTGGTACCCGGAGATCGCGCCGGTCGACGAGCCGCTGAGGGCGGCCGCGCGGTGGTTCGCGGAGTACGGGAGCCATTAG
- a CDS encoding sugar phosphate isomerase/epimerase family protein: MNRLSLNQKTVNGCTLPEAVAACVRAGVASIGVWREPLREFGVEAGAALIADAGLHVSSLCRGGFFTAPDLGEVLADNRRAIDETAALDADCLVLVVGGLPPGSRDLPAARARVADVLAALIPYAAERRVRLALEPMNPIYCADRGVLSTLGQALDLAEQHDPAVVGVVVDSFHVWWDPDLERQVARAADRIASFQVCDWITPLPADTLLARGMMGDGHIDFRHLADLVAKAGYTGDVEVEIFNADLWREDPDSVVATVVRRYAEHVAG, from the coding sequence GTGAACCGCCTGTCCCTCAACCAGAAGACCGTCAACGGGTGCACCCTGCCCGAGGCGGTGGCCGCCTGCGTCCGCGCGGGCGTGGCGTCCATCGGCGTCTGGCGCGAACCGCTGCGCGAGTTCGGCGTCGAGGCGGGCGCGGCCCTCATCGCCGACGCGGGCCTGCACGTCTCGTCCCTGTGCCGCGGCGGTTTCTTCACCGCCCCCGACCTCGGCGAGGTGCTGGCCGACAACCGCCGCGCCATCGACGAGACCGCCGCCCTCGACGCGGACTGCCTCGTCCTCGTCGTCGGCGGCCTCCCTCCGGGCAGCCGCGACCTCCCCGCCGCCCGCGCACGGGTCGCCGACGTCCTGGCCGCACTCATCCCGTACGCCGCGGAACGCCGGGTACGGCTCGCGCTCGAACCGATGAACCCGATCTACTGCGCCGACCGCGGCGTCCTGTCCACCCTCGGTCAAGCCCTGGACCTGGCCGAACAGCACGATCCCGCCGTGGTCGGCGTCGTCGTCGACAGCTTCCACGTCTGGTGGGACCCGGACCTGGAACGGCAGGTCGCCAGGGCCGCGGACCGCATCGCCTCGTTCCAGGTCTGCGACTGGATCACCCCGCTCCCCGCGGACACCCTGCTGGCGCGCGGGATGATGGGCGACGGCCACATCGACTTCCGCCACCTCGCCGACCTGGTCGCCAAGGCCGGGTACACCGGCGACGTGGAGGTCGAGATCTTCAACGCCGACCTGTGGCGGGAGGACCCCGACAGCGTGGTGGCGACGGTCGTGCGCCGGTACGCCGAGCACGTCGCGGGCTGA
- a CDS encoding glycoside hydrolase family 9 protein encodes MSARSRLLAACLPVVLLVGFATPAHAETYERVLNGTFAAGKTSWWSSGNTPSAVESERLCADVPAGTVNPWESMIGQNDIPFEAGQPYTLRFTASATKPVTVRAVVAPADPPSTSTLNKLVPLTAEPKAFEFTGTSTKATTRGQVAIQAGGAKEAYTLCLDDVSLTGGAVRPGGGWTYGSPVRVNQFGYAASGDKRASVVNAATTPVGWRLRDAAGAVVASGDTTVKGDDAMSGDHVHIADFSRLRTVGTGYTLAVGADVSEPFDIAKSPYDALRRDSLEYFYHNRSGIPIDAKYVGDAYARPAGHVGVAPNKGDTSVPCLPGTCDYSLDVSGGWYDAGDHGKYVVNGALAAWQLMDTYERSLRTLDFEGLRDGLLAIPEQANHVPDVLDEARWEVEFLLKMQVPADKPLAGMAHHKIHDLAWTAHPMMPGNDPQPRYLHAPSTAATLNLAAAGAQCARIWALWDRAFSQKCLTAAETAWQAANAHPDLYAPDEDSVGGGAYDDTDVSDEFSWAAAELYATTGKRTYLGRITTKLTPAGFSWKDTGALADLTIARLPERFPIDRVVLARKRIVSVADGYVRDLGKQGYPNPSLPTDGAYAWGSTSATTNAAMVIGMAYDLSFRPGYRAAVLESMDYLLGRNGLNQSFISGYGERASHNQHHRAWAHQINPALPSPPPGSLAGGPNSGLQDPVAQQNLPGCAPAKCYIDDIGSWSTNEVAINWNSSLAWVAAFVDAR; translated from the coding sequence ATGTCCGCCAGATCGAGGCTGCTCGCAGCCTGCCTGCCCGTCGTGCTCCTGGTCGGTTTCGCGACCCCGGCGCACGCCGAAACCTACGAACGGGTGCTCAACGGCACCTTCGCCGCCGGGAAGACCTCCTGGTGGAGCAGCGGGAACACGCCGTCCGCGGTGGAGTCGGAGCGGCTCTGCGCCGACGTGCCCGCCGGCACGGTCAACCCGTGGGAGTCGATGATCGGCCAGAACGACATACCCTTCGAGGCCGGTCAGCCGTACACGCTGCGGTTCACCGCGTCGGCCACCAAGCCCGTCACGGTCCGCGCCGTCGTCGCGCCGGCCGACCCGCCGAGCACCAGCACGCTGAACAAGCTGGTCCCGTTGACCGCCGAGCCCAAGGCGTTCGAGTTCACCGGGACTTCCACGAAGGCCACCACCCGCGGCCAGGTCGCGATCCAGGCCGGTGGCGCCAAGGAGGCGTACACCCTCTGCCTGGACGACGTGTCGCTGACCGGCGGCGCGGTCAGGCCCGGCGGCGGCTGGACCTACGGCTCGCCGGTGCGCGTCAACCAGTTCGGCTACGCCGCGTCGGGCGACAAGCGGGCGTCCGTCGTCAACGCCGCCACCACGCCGGTCGGGTGGCGGCTGCGGGACGCGGCGGGCGCGGTCGTGGCGAGCGGGGACACCACGGTCAAGGGCGACGACGCCATGTCCGGGGACCACGTGCACATCGCGGACTTCTCGCGGCTCAGGACGGTCGGCACCGGCTACACGCTGGCGGTCGGCGCGGACGTGAGCGAGCCGTTCGACATCGCCAAGAGCCCGTACGACGCGCTGCGCCGGGACTCGCTGGAGTACTTCTACCACAACCGCAGCGGCATCCCGATCGACGCGAAGTACGTCGGGGACGCCTACGCCAGGCCCGCCGGGCACGTCGGCGTCGCGCCCAACAAGGGCGACACGTCGGTGCCTTGCCTGCCCGGCACGTGCGACTACTCGCTCGACGTCAGCGGCGGCTGGTACGACGCGGGCGACCACGGCAAGTACGTCGTCAACGGCGCGCTGGCGGCGTGGCAGCTGATGGACACCTACGAGCGCTCCCTGCGCACGCTGGACTTCGAGGGCCTGCGCGACGGCCTGCTGGCGATCCCCGAGCAGGCCAACCACGTGCCCGACGTGCTGGACGAGGCCCGCTGGGAGGTCGAGTTCCTGCTGAAGATGCAGGTCCCGGCGGACAAGCCGCTCGCGGGCATGGCGCACCACAAGATCCACGACCTCGCGTGGACCGCGCACCCGATGATGCCGGGCAACGACCCGCAGCCCCGCTACCTGCACGCCCCGTCGACCGCCGCCACGCTGAACCTGGCCGCCGCGGGCGCCCAGTGCGCGCGGATCTGGGCGCTGTGGGACCGGGCGTTCTCGCAGAAGTGCCTGACGGCGGCGGAAACCGCGTGGCAGGCCGCGAACGCGCACCCGGACCTCTACGCGCCGGACGAGGACAGCGTCGGCGGCGGCGCCTACGACGACACCGACGTCAGCGACGAGTTCTCCTGGGCCGCGGCGGAGCTGTACGCCACGACCGGCAAGCGGACGTACCTCGGCCGGATCACCACGAAGCTGACCCCGGCCGGGTTCTCCTGGAAGGACACCGGGGCGCTGGCCGACCTGACCATCGCCCGGCTGCCCGAGCGCTTCCCGATCGACCGCGTCGTCCTGGCCCGCAAGCGGATCGTCTCGGTGGCCGACGGCTACGTGCGCGACCTGGGCAAGCAGGGCTACCCCAACCCGTCGCTGCCGACCGACGGCGCCTACGCGTGGGGTTCCACCAGCGCCACCACGAACGCGGCGATGGTCATCGGGATGGCCTACGACCTGAGCTTCCGGCCCGGCTACCGCGCCGCCGTGCTGGAGTCGATGGACTACCTGCTCGGCCGCAACGGGCTCAACCAGTCGTTCATCAGCGGCTACGGCGAACGCGCCAGCCACAACCAGCACCACCGGGCCTGGGCGCACCAGATCAACCCGGCGCTGCCCAGCCCGCCGCCCGGCTCGTTGGCGGGCGGCCCCAACTCCGGGTTGCAGGACCCGGTGGCGCAGCAGAACCTGCCCGGCTGCGCGCCCGCCAAGTGCTACATCGACGACATCGGATCGTGGTCCACCAACGAGGTCGCGATCAACTGGAACTCGTCCCTCGCCTGGGTGGCGGCGTTCGTCGACGCCCGCTGA
- a CDS encoding Gfo/Idh/MocA family oxidoreductase — protein sequence MATRTLGVVMNGVTGRMGYRQHLVRSVLAIREQGGVELSDGSRVQLEPVLVGRNAAKLAEMAQRHGLTRWTTDLDAALGDDSCPLYFDAQLTAVREKSILRAIDAGRHIYTEKPVAESVEGALTLARRAAEAGVKNGVVHDKLYLPGLLKLKRLVDSGFFGRVLSVRGEFGYWVFEGDWQPAQRPSWNYRAEDGGGITVDMFCHWNYVLENLFGAVTSVIAKTATHIPTRVDEAGGSYDATADDAAYAIFELEGGVIAQLNSSWCVRVHRDELVEFQVDGTRGSAVAGLRKCVVQPREATPRPVWNPDLEETRSYRSQWQEVPDNTDFDNGFKTQWEQFVRHVVEDTPHPYDFMAGVRGIRLAQAGLESSRTNRRVEL from the coding sequence ATGGCCACGCGGACCCTGGGCGTCGTGATGAACGGCGTGACCGGACGGATGGGATACCGGCAGCACCTCGTGCGCTCGGTGCTCGCGATCAGGGAGCAGGGGGGTGTCGAGCTGTCCGACGGCTCACGGGTCCAACTGGAGCCGGTGCTGGTCGGCCGCAACGCCGCCAAGCTCGCCGAGATGGCGCAGCGGCACGGACTGACCCGCTGGACGACCGACCTCGACGCCGCCCTGGGCGACGACTCGTGCCCGCTCTACTTCGACGCGCAGCTCACGGCGGTGCGCGAGAAGTCGATCCTGCGGGCCATCGACGCGGGGCGGCACATCTACACCGAGAAGCCGGTCGCCGAGTCGGTCGAGGGCGCGCTGACGCTGGCCCGCCGCGCCGCCGAGGCGGGCGTGAAGAACGGCGTGGTGCACGACAAGCTGTACCTGCCCGGTCTGCTCAAGCTCAAGCGGCTGGTGGACAGCGGGTTCTTCGGCCGGGTGCTCAGCGTGCGCGGCGAGTTCGGCTACTGGGTGTTCGAGGGCGACTGGCAGCCCGCGCAGCGGCCGAGCTGGAACTACCGCGCCGAGGACGGCGGCGGCATCACCGTGGACATGTTCTGCCACTGGAACTACGTGCTGGAGAACCTGTTCGGCGCGGTGACCTCGGTGATCGCCAAGACCGCCACCCACATCCCGACCAGGGTCGACGAGGCGGGCGGGTCCTACGACGCCACCGCCGACGACGCCGCGTACGCCATCTTCGAGCTGGAGGGCGGTGTGATCGCCCAGCTCAACTCGTCCTGGTGCGTGCGCGTGCACCGCGACGAACTGGTGGAGTTCCAGGTCGACGGCACCCGCGGCAGCGCGGTCGCGGGCCTGCGCAAGTGCGTGGTCCAGCCGCGCGAGGCCACCCCGCGCCCGGTGTGGAACCCGGACCTGGAGGAGACCCGCTCCTACCGCTCGCAGTGGCAGGAGGTGCCGGACAACACCGACTTCGACAACGGTTTCAAGACCCAGTGGGAGCAGTTCGTCCGGCACGTGGTCGAGGACACCCCGCACCCGTACGACTTCATGGCGGGCGTCCGCGGCATCCGGCTCGCCCAGGCGGGCCTGGAGTCCTCCCGGACGAACCGGCGGGTCGAGCTGTGA